In Akkermansia muciniphila, one DNA window encodes the following:
- a CDS encoding ABC transporter permease subunit — protein MVNEDGLVCEPGGKPYSGLASRLHKDEEALPHISYKFRKGKKVDRATGWLEDRTEVYSATYENNNIVAEHYSGPGTKEEFLKQTDEHKISRIFYHPSPPLKGGHLLGTNTQGADILAYLYGGLQVNMKAALFYLPIVYFIGITFGMMMGYFGGMFDLGMQRLIEIFSQVPFLFIIMIISDMVPLHMKGMFLIISLLIMFGWMSMTYQLRTSTMKEKARDYVAAARVLGASTSRILFVHILPNLVAILVTLVPFSVSALILALASLDYLGFGLPDTYASWGRLLNDGLADLSASWVVTSAFSALVITLLLVTFIGEAVREAFDPKKFTTYK, from the coding sequence ATGGTGAATGAAGACGGCCTCGTCTGCGAGCCCGGCGGCAAGCCGTATTCCGGTTTGGCCTCCCGTTTGCATAAGGATGAAGAAGCCCTTCCCCACATCAGCTACAAATTCCGCAAGGGAAAGAAAGTGGACCGGGCCACCGGCTGGCTGGAAGACAGAACGGAGGTGTACAGCGCCACATATGAAAACAACAACATTGTGGCGGAACATTACAGCGGCCCCGGCACCAAGGAAGAATTCCTGAAACAGACGGATGAACATAAAATCAGCCGTATCTTCTACCACCCCTCCCCGCCCCTCAAGGGGGGCCACCTGCTTGGCACCAATACCCAGGGGGCGGACATTCTGGCTTATCTGTACGGAGGCCTCCAGGTAAATATGAAAGCCGCACTCTTCTACCTGCCTATCGTATATTTTATCGGCATCACCTTTGGAATGATGATGGGATACTTCGGCGGCATGTTTGACCTCGGCATGCAGCGCCTCATTGAAATCTTCTCCCAGGTTCCCTTCCTTTTCATCATCATGATTATTTCAGATATGGTTCCCCTTCACATGAAAGGCATGTTCCTGATCATCAGCCTTCTCATCATGTTCGGGTGGATGTCCATGACCTACCAGCTCAGAACCTCCACCATGAAGGAAAAAGCGCGCGACTACGTAGCGGCGGCCCGCGTGCTTGGGGCTTCCACCAGCCGTATTCTTTTCGTCCATATCCTGCCCAACCTGGTCGCCATTCTGGTCACTCTGGTTCCGTTCAGCGTTTCCGCCCTCATTTTGGCTCTGGCTTCCCTGGATTATCTGGGCTTCGGCCTTCCTGACACATACGCCAGCTGGGGGCGCCTGCTCAATGACGGACTGGCGGATCTTTCTGCCAGCTGGGTGGTCACCTCCGCCTTTTCCGCCCTGGTGATTACCCTCCTGCTCGTCACCTTTATCGGAGAGGCTGTCCGCGAAGCCTTTGACCCTAAAAAATTCACTACTTATAAATAA